Proteins co-encoded in one Candidatus Methylomirabilota bacterium genomic window:
- a CDS encoding lanthionine synthetase LanC family protein: protein MSPYRQQLETAIRAVRFRSASEVFWFGKRASPELRRRFRRGLTPSEARAFVLTSLQDQLYANFYSKAAAYPSFEAEHQAVSRVQVTAFVERLSEANGGAGYFEPGWEVLRTDHAWADVGRSGLAIRVRPADCRLPENASWTVGQLVSVRMPKELRGRAPGCYVAMGDAWLPDGAWRDVVRLYWNVTAEGAVDLTRSATRLLNRAGLPFQLKVVTQLTRFSRCDSGVLYLRQRDYPAARRTLERLHGELAPSLRAPVPALTKPLAPGLGLAEDPGNGLSFGEHRCLLLADALIRAYELGKTSVHDRLRVVVERFGDEGIDLARPYLNPDSEDAYELAALDERRPPLVALPWTRSPRDGGDEAPSARYLDTAHRIGREIWRSARWSERRCNWMGATVDATGRTSTAALDPHLYAGTSGVAWFLAELYAATGDTMARRAALGAIEQALWKADGIAAGDRVGLFTGWIGIAFAAVRVGVTLNEPALLARARQLLERLEPAYAAVANVDHMAGAAGAIVGLLGLREVLGEPRLTQAAIRLGETTLARATKRARDWSWKTTNRAREVNLTGFAHGAAGIACALMELWQATGDRRYRRAAELGFAYERRWFAAGARNWPDLRGYPARGVRPSDELPCGSMWCHGAPGVAMSRLRAYQITGDERWKADALVALQTTRTLTESAVRGRTTNFSLCHGLAGNAEIVAAGTDILPENFPDGPRVAADVARFGIERYGDGARPWPCGAAGPTPALMVGLAGTGYFYLRLVNPKLPSVLLLRPAAARTAVEPPAVPAFESAPSHA, encoded by the coding sequence ATGAGTCCCTACCGCCAGCAGCTCGAGACGGCCATCCGGGCCGTGCGGTTCCGCTCTGCCTCGGAGGTCTTCTGGTTCGGCAAGCGGGCATCCCCCGAATTGAGGCGTCGCTTCCGGCGCGGGTTGACGCCGAGCGAGGCCCGCGCCTTCGTTCTCACCAGCCTGCAGGATCAGCTGTACGCGAACTTCTACAGCAAGGCCGCGGCCTACCCCTCGTTCGAGGCGGAGCACCAGGCGGTCTCCCGCGTCCAGGTGACTGCATTCGTGGAGCGGCTGTCGGAGGCGAACGGCGGGGCCGGCTATTTCGAGCCCGGCTGGGAGGTGCTCCGGACCGACCACGCGTGGGCGGACGTCGGTCGCAGCGGGCTCGCGATCCGGGTGCGCCCGGCCGACTGTCGGCTGCCCGAGAACGCCTCGTGGACGGTGGGGCAGCTGGTCAGTGTCCGCATGCCTAAGGAGCTGCGGGGCCGCGCGCCGGGCTGCTACGTCGCGATGGGCGACGCATGGCTGCCGGACGGCGCGTGGCGCGATGTCGTCCGACTGTACTGGAACGTCACGGCCGAGGGCGCGGTCGATCTCACCCGGAGCGCCACCCGGCTGCTGAACCGCGCCGGGCTGCCGTTTCAGCTCAAGGTGGTGACTCAGCTGACGCGATTCTCCCGCTGCGACTCCGGGGTGCTCTACCTGCGACAGCGAGACTACCCCGCAGCGCGCCGGACGCTGGAGCGCCTGCACGGGGAGCTCGCGCCGAGCCTGCGCGCGCCGGTCCCGGCGCTGACGAAGCCGCTCGCGCCGGGGCTCGGGCTGGCGGAGGACCCCGGGAACGGCCTGAGCTTCGGCGAGCACCGCTGTCTGCTCCTCGCCGACGCGCTGATTCGCGCCTACGAGCTCGGGAAGACGTCGGTGCACGATCGGCTTCGGGTGGTCGTCGAGCGGTTCGGCGACGAGGGCATCGATCTGGCCCGGCCGTATCTGAATCCGGACTCGGAGGACGCGTACGAGCTCGCAGCGCTCGACGAGCGGCGCCCGCCCCTCGTCGCCCTGCCCTGGACGCGCTCGCCCCGCGACGGGGGCGACGAGGCGCCCAGCGCGCGGTATCTGGACACCGCCCACCGCATCGGCCGCGAGATCTGGCGGTCCGCGCGGTGGAGCGAACGCCGATGCAACTGGATGGGGGCGACGGTGGACGCCACCGGACGCACGAGCACCGCAGCGCTCGACCCGCATCTCTATGCCGGGACCAGCGGCGTGGCCTGGTTTCTCGCCGAGTTGTATGCCGCGACGGGCGACACCATGGCGCGCCGGGCGGCGCTCGGGGCGATCGAGCAGGCGCTCTGGAAGGCCGACGGCATCGCGGCCGGCGATCGCGTGGGCCTTTTCACCGGTTGGATCGGCATCGCGTTCGCCGCCGTGCGCGTCGGCGTGACCCTGAACGAGCCCGCGCTGCTCGCGCGCGCGCGCCAGCTCCTGGAACGCCTCGAGCCTGCCTACGCCGCCGTCGCGAACGTGGACCACATGGCGGGGGCCGCGGGCGCGATCGTCGGCCTGCTCGGGCTGCGGGAGGTCCTCGGGGAGCCGCGGCTGACCCAGGCGGCCATCCGACTGGGCGAGACGACGCTCGCCCGGGCGACCAAGCGCGCGCGCGATTGGTCCTGGAAAACCACCAATCGCGCCCGCGAGGTGAACCTCACGGGATTCGCCCACGGCGCCGCCGGCATCGCGTGCGCGCTGATGGAGCTGTGGCAGGCCACGGGGGACCGGCGCTACCGCCGGGCCGCCGAGCTCGGCTTCGCGTACGAGCGGCGCTGGTTCGCCGCCGGCGCGCGCAACTGGCCCGACCTGCGCGGCTACCCGGCGCGCGGGGTCCGGCCGAGCGACGAGCTGCCGTGCGGCTCGATGTGGTGTCACGGGGCGCCGGGTGTCGCGATGTCCCGGCTGCGCGCCTACCAGATCACCGGGGACGAGCGGTGGAAGGCCGACGCCCTGGTTGCCCTGCAGACGACGCGGACGCTGACCGAGAGCGCGGTGCGCGGGCGGACGACGAACTTCTCGCTCTGCCACGGCCTCGCCGGCAACGCGGAGATCGTCGCTGCCGGCACCGACATCCTCCCCGAGAACTTCCCCGATGGGCCGCGCGTCGCCGCCGACGTCGCCCGGTTCGGCATCGAGCGCTATGGCGATGGCGCGCGACCGTGGCCGTGCGGCGCGGCGGGGCCGACGCCGGCGCTCATGGTCGGGCTCGCGGGGACGGGCTACTTCTACCTGCGACTGGTGAATCCCAAGCTGCCGTCCGTGCTCTTGCTCCGCCCCGCGGCCGCCCGCACGGCGGTGGAGCCGCCCGCCGTGCCGGCGTTCGAGTCCGCTCCCTCTCACGCATGA
- a CDS encoding aminoglycoside phosphotransferase family protein, which produces MLSVETVVPYLLERGLLDDRLVADTDLQVVDVSRRNHNFKLLCEAGPGYFLKQGRDTDTAGTVAHEARLYQWFAAHPDATTLAELVPQCRLYDSAQRTLVMELIPKAESLFQHQWRTRRVAADIGTALGQALGTLHALTRSAASDGRDDDAAPGHAARFLLLHRPGIETLATASSASLELISVVQQSHELAAVLDRLDQEWRPECLIHGDLRWDNCQVVHRTAGGGPRVQFVDWEMAGLGDPRWDVGTVFSDCLSAWLLSAPVTANTAPAEFLSLARHPLRAMQPAMRAFWRAYVRRMELDRATATDWLARCVQYAGARLVQAAYEDMRGAARLAASVVYMLQLSANVVERPLEAAGVLLGIAEPLPPSP; this is translated from the coding sequence ATGCTGTCGGTCGAGACCGTCGTGCCCTACCTGCTCGAGCGCGGGCTGCTCGACGACCGCCTCGTCGCCGACACGGATCTTCAGGTCGTCGACGTGTCGCGGCGCAATCACAACTTCAAGCTGCTCTGCGAGGCGGGGCCCGGCTACTTCCTCAAGCAGGGACGCGACACCGACACGGCCGGCACCGTCGCCCACGAGGCGCGGCTCTACCAGTGGTTCGCGGCCCACCCGGACGCGACCACGCTCGCCGAGCTCGTGCCCCAGTGCCGCCTGTACGACAGCGCGCAGCGCACGCTGGTGATGGAGCTGATCCCGAAGGCGGAGAGCCTCTTCCAGCACCAGTGGCGCACGCGGCGCGTGGCCGCCGACATTGGGACGGCGCTCGGCCAGGCGCTCGGCACGCTGCACGCCCTGACCCGATCCGCCGCCTCCGACGGGCGCGATGACGACGCCGCCCCCGGTCACGCCGCCAGGTTCCTCCTGCTCCATCGGCCGGGCATCGAGACCCTTGCGACGGCCAGCTCCGCCAGCCTCGAACTCATCTCGGTCGTTCAACAGAGTCACGAGCTCGCCGCCGTGCTCGATCGCCTGGACCAGGAATGGCGGCCGGAGTGCCTGATCCACGGCGATCTGCGGTGGGACAACTGTCAGGTCGTCCATCGAACCGCCGGCGGTGGCCCGCGGGTCCAGTTCGTCGACTGGGAGATGGCCGGCCTCGGCGATCCGCGCTGGGACGTCGGGACGGTGTTCAGCGACTGCCTCAGCGCGTGGCTGCTCTCGGCGCCGGTGACGGCCAACACCGCGCCGGCGGAGTTCCTGTCGCTCGCGCGCCATCCCCTTCGGGCGATGCAGCCCGCGATGCGAGCGTTCTGGCGGGCGTACGTCCGCCGGATGGAGCTGGATCGCGCCACGGCTACCGACTGGCTGGCCCGATGTGTCCAGTACGCCGGGGCGCGCCTCGTGCAAGCTGCGTACGAAGACATGCGGGGGGCCGCCCGACTCGCCGCGAGCGTGGTTTACATGCTGCAGCTGAGCGCGAACGTCGTGGAGCGGCCGCTCGAGGCGGCCGGCGTTCTCTTGGGCATTGCGGAGCCACTCCCGCCTAGCCCATGA
- the hpaB gene encoding 4-hydroxyphenylacetate 3-monooxygenase, oxygenase component, whose translation MPARTGDDYLRGLREQERQVWLRGERVKDVTAHPGLASGARAIAALYDMQHEPARGDEMTYVSPSSGERVGLSFIIPRTREDLERRRAMMLRWARHTCGMMGRSPDFMNVTYAAWAGAAPYFAQNRPEFGENIRRYYEYIRERDLTLTHALINLQRSRSAAGLNLQEGTALSVVRETDSGIVVRGARILATLGPLADEIAVYSPRMSDMTRGHSPFALNFAIPCGTPGLRFLCRESFDLGRSHFDHPLGSRFEEMDCVVFFDDVPVPWERVFLLGDVNLINGTGARTHSMAHTAHQGAAKNIAKCEFVLGVALLVADTLGNAQLPHSEERLAELMQYTELMKACTRAAEADAQLDEWGVMCPAEVPIEMTRNLFMTAYPRMVEILQLLGSSSFMIIPTEEDMGGPLGRHIEQYLATDTTAARDRVKLFRLAWDIAGTSFGSRQVLYERFFAGDPLARSRFVSGIYPKGEVMERVRAFLRDEPDGGSGGSG comes from the coding sequence ATGCCGGCACGGACGGGTGACGACTACCTCCGCGGGCTGCGGGAGCAGGAGCGGCAGGTCTGGCTGCGCGGCGAGCGCGTGAAGGACGTGACAGCCCACCCGGGGCTGGCAAGCGGGGCGCGCGCGATCGCCGCGCTCTACGACATGCAGCACGAGCCGGCCCGGGGCGACGAGATGACGTACGTGTCGCCGTCGAGCGGCGAGCGCGTCGGGCTGTCGTTCATCATCCCCCGCACCCGGGAGGACCTCGAGCGGCGCCGGGCCATGATGCTCCGCTGGGCGCGCCACACGTGCGGGATGATGGGCCGCTCGCCGGACTTTATGAACGTCACCTACGCGGCCTGGGCGGGGGCGGCCCCGTACTTCGCGCAGAACCGTCCCGAGTTCGGCGAGAACATCCGCCGCTACTACGAGTACATCCGCGAGCGCGACCTCACGCTCACGCACGCCCTCATCAACCTGCAGCGAAGCCGCAGCGCAGCGGGTCTGAACCTCCAGGAGGGTACCGCGCTGTCGGTGGTGCGCGAGACGGACTCGGGCATCGTGGTGCGCGGCGCGCGCATTCTCGCCACCCTCGGACCGCTCGCCGACGAGATCGCGGTGTACTCCCCGCGCATGAGCGACATGACGCGCGGTCACAGCCCCTTCGCCCTGAACTTCGCCATCCCGTGCGGGACGCCGGGGCTCCGGTTCTTGTGCCGTGAGAGCTTCGACCTCGGCCGCTCGCACTTCGACCACCCGCTCGGCTCGCGCTTCGAGGAGATGGACTGCGTCGTGTTCTTCGACGACGTCCCCGTCCCGTGGGAGCGCGTGTTCCTCCTCGGCGACGTGAACCTGATCAACGGGACCGGCGCACGGACGCACTCGATGGCGCACACCGCCCATCAGGGCGCCGCGAAGAACATCGCCAAGTGTGAGTTCGTGCTCGGCGTGGCCCTACTGGTGGCGGACACCCTTGGCAACGCGCAGCTCCCGCATTCCGAGGAGCGCCTCGCCGAGCTGATGCAGTACACCGAGCTGATGAAGGCGTGCACGCGGGCCGCCGAAGCCGACGCGCAGCTCGACGAGTGGGGCGTGATGTGCCCGGCGGAAGTGCCGATCGAGATGACGCGTAACCTCTTCATGACTGCGTATCCGCGGATGGTGGAGATCCTGCAGCTCCTGGGCTCCAGCAGCTTCATGATCATCCCCACGGAAGAGGACATGGGCGGCCCCCTCGGCCGGCACATCGAGCAGTACCTGGCCACCGACACCACCGCCGCGCGCGACCGGGTGAAGCTCTTCCGACTCGCGTGGGACATCGCCGGCACGTCGTTCGGCAGCCGGCAAGTGCTCTACGAGCGGTTCTTCGCTGGCGATCCGCTCGCCCGCTCCCGGTTCGTGAGCGGCATCTACCCGAAGGGCGAGGTGATGGAGCGCGTGCGGGCCTTCCTTCGCGACGAGCCGGACGGCGGGTCGGGGGGCTCGGGGTAA
- the iaaH gene encoding indoleacetamide hydrolase, which translates to MSLRAAAVVVTLPLILAGCAGTAKVARPADLTEVTVVEAARLIRQRSVTSAELTEAFLARAEANPDLNAFITLDRAGAMAAAQKADEALVAGTSRGPLHGVPLVVKDNTHVAGLPNTAGTPALRAFVPKENAPTVQRLVDAGAVILGKTNMHELAFGISGYNEGFYTKAPIGTRNPYNRTRIAGGSSSGTGAAVGGRLAPGGLGSDTGGSVRIPAALTGGAGLRPTLLRYDQAGVTPIAHSRDTVGPMARTVADVALLDSVITGGRLATPAPLSGVKLGVYRAYFFKDLDTDTETVTAAAIAKLRAAGATIVEVDMPDLQKLNDAVSFPVALYEAYDDLKAYLARYQVGKTVEQVAQEIASKDVKGTYDGLVVPRKLPAPNGVVDAAPAYRAAMEQGRPALAQYFADAFQKNGIDALLAPTTARVAVPQGADASSLPTFLLFIRNTDPGSNAGVPGLTVPAGLGPTTRLPVGLSLDGPRGSDERLLAIGLAIEQVLGRIPPPPR; encoded by the coding sequence ATGAGCCTTCGCGCGGCCGCCGTCGTCGTGACGCTTCCCCTCATCCTCGCGGGCTGCGCGGGCACCGCGAAGGTGGCGCGCCCCGCCGATCTCACCGAGGTCACCGTGGTGGAGGCGGCCCGCCTGATCCGCCAGCGCTCGGTGACGAGCGCCGAGCTGACGGAGGCCTTCCTGGCCCGGGCCGAGGCCAATCCCGACCTCAACGCGTTCATCACGCTCGATCGCGCGGGCGCGATGGCGGCGGCGCAGAAGGCGGACGAGGCGCTCGTGGCCGGCACGAGCCGCGGGCCGCTCCACGGCGTGCCCCTGGTGGTGAAGGACAACACGCACGTGGCCGGCCTGCCGAACACGGCAGGGACCCCGGCCCTCCGCGCGTTCGTGCCCAAGGAGAACGCGCCGACCGTGCAGCGGCTCGTCGACGCGGGCGCCGTCATCCTCGGCAAGACCAACATGCATGAGCTGGCCTTCGGCATCTCCGGTTACAACGAGGGCTTCTACACGAAAGCGCCCATCGGTACGCGCAACCCCTACAATCGCACCCGCATCGCCGGCGGTAGCTCGAGCGGCACCGGCGCCGCCGTCGGCGGGCGGCTGGCGCCCGGCGGTCTCGGCAGCGACACCGGCGGCTCCGTGCGCATCCCCGCCGCGCTCACCGGCGGCGCCGGCCTGCGCCCCACCCTCCTGCGCTACGACCAGGCGGGCGTCACGCCGATCGCGCATTCGCGCGACACCGTGGGGCCGATGGCGCGGACGGTGGCCGACGTCGCGCTGCTCGACTCGGTGATCACGGGAGGTCGCCTCGCGACGCCGGCGCCACTCAGCGGGGTGAAGCTCGGAGTCTATCGCGCCTACTTCTTCAAGGACCTCGACACCGACACCGAGACGGTGACCGCGGCGGCCATCGCCAAGCTGCGCGCAGCCGGCGCCACCATCGTCGAGGTCGACATGCCCGATCTCCAGAAGCTGAACGACGCCGTCAGCTTCCCGGTGGCGCTCTACGAGGCCTATGACGATCTCAAGGCGTATCTCGCGCGGTATCAGGTCGGAAAGACGGTGGAGCAGGTGGCCCAGGAAATCGCGAGCAAGGACGTCAAGGGCACCTACGACGGCCTCGTCGTGCCGCGCAAGCTGCCCGCGCCGAACGGCGTGGTGGACGCTGCGCCCGCCTACAGGGCGGCGATGGAGCAGGGACGACCGGCGCTCGCCCAGTACTTCGCGGACGCGTTCCAGAAGAACGGCATCGACGCGCTGCTGGCGCCGACCACGGCGCGCGTGGCCGTCCCGCAGGGCGCGGACGCGAGCAGCCTCCCCACGTTCCTTCTTTTCATCCGCAACACGGATCCCGGCAGCAACGCGGGCGTCCCGGGGCTGACGGTGCCGGCGGGGCTCGGGCCGACCACCCGCCTGCCCGTCGGGCTGTCGCTCGACGGCCCGCGTGGCAGCGACGAGCGGCTGCTCGCCATCGGGCTCGCGATCGAGCAGGTGCTCGGCCGCATCCCGCCGCCGCCGCGGTAA
- the ald gene encoding alanine dehydrogenase — MVIGVPREIKLGEQRVAATPAGVHALVDAGHAVIVEQGAGAGSSFRDDEYGKVGARLAAVDEVWSGADLILKVKEPIEEEYPRFRRGLILFTYLHLAAVPALTGALRRAEVIAIAYETVQRPDGSLPLLTPMSEVAGRLAVLEGAHYLGKAYGGRGVLLAGVPGVPPGNVVILGGGTVGVNAARMAVGLGADVSLLDINLDRLRVIDEMFRGRVVTLASNAFNIEQALLRADLLVGAVLVTGVRAPRLVTRAMVERMKEGAVIVDVAVDQGGCIETIRPTTVFEPTYRVGGVVHYGVANMPALVPRTSTFALTNATLPYVRELAAKGPAAVAREGSPLARGINVWGRHVVHPAIAESVGEAVTSLASAAGGS, encoded by the coding sequence ATGGTCATCGGCGTCCCTCGTGAGATCAAGCTCGGCGAGCAGCGTGTCGCCGCCACGCCGGCCGGCGTGCACGCGCTCGTAGACGCGGGCCATGCCGTCATCGTGGAGCAGGGCGCGGGGGCCGGCAGCAGCTTCCGAGACGACGAGTACGGGAAGGTCGGCGCGCGGCTCGCCGCCGTCGACGAGGTCTGGTCCGGCGCGGACCTGATCCTCAAGGTCAAGGAGCCCATCGAGGAGGAATACCCGCGGTTCCGGCGCGGGCTGATCCTCTTCACCTATCTTCACCTCGCGGCGGTGCCTGCCCTGACGGGGGCGCTGCGGCGGGCGGAGGTCATCGCGATCGCGTACGAGACGGTGCAGCGTCCCGATGGCAGCCTCCCCCTCCTGACGCCGATGAGCGAAGTAGCGGGCCGGCTCGCCGTGCTCGAGGGCGCGCACTACCTGGGCAAGGCGTACGGCGGGCGCGGCGTCCTGCTCGCGGGCGTGCCCGGGGTGCCGCCGGGCAATGTGGTCATACTCGGCGGCGGCACGGTCGGCGTGAACGCCGCGCGAATGGCGGTCGGCCTCGGCGCCGACGTGTCGCTCCTCGACATCAATCTCGACCGCCTGCGCGTCATCGACGAGATGTTCCGCGGGCGGGTGGTGACGCTGGCCTCGAACGCGTTCAACATCGAGCAGGCCCTCCTGCGCGCCGATCTCCTGGTGGGCGCGGTGCTCGTCACGGGCGTGCGAGCGCCGCGCCTCGTCACTCGCGCGATGGTGGAGCGCATGAAGGAGGGCGCGGTGATCGTCGACGTAGCCGTCGATCAGGGCGGCTGCATCGAGACCATACGCCCCACCACCGTGTTCGAGCCGACCTATCGCGTCGGCGGTGTCGTGCACTACGGGGTGGCGAACATGCCGGCGCTGGTCCCGCGCACGTCCACTTTCGCGCTGACCAACGCCACGCTGCCCTATGTGCGGGAGCTCGCCGCCAAGGGGCCCGCCGCCGTCGCCCGCGAGGGCTCTCCCCTCGCCCGGGGCATCAACGTCTGGGGCCGGCACGTCGTGCACCCGGCCATCGCCGAATCGGTGGGCGAGGCCGTCACGTCGCTGGCCTCGGCGGCCGGCGGATCGTAG
- a CDS encoding DUF2306 domain-containing protein — translation MMDQGVVVLGIPIPSSSPVFLSIVAVHVAAGLVSTVAGIGAMLSPKHAGRHPSAGAVYYWSLVVVSLTMAALSILRWPHDTHLLVLGILSFGAAAVGRMARRCLWRGWLPVHVTGMSVSYILLLTAFYVDNGPNLLLWHSLPPVAHWLLPGAVGVPILLWTLRRHPLIVRTRALP, via the coding sequence ATGATGGATCAAGGAGTTGTTGTCCTCGGCATCCCCATCCCATCATCCTCCCCCGTATTCCTCAGTATCGTGGCGGTGCACGTAGCGGCCGGCCTTGTCTCAACGGTCGCCGGCATCGGCGCCATGTTGAGTCCGAAGCATGCGGGCCGGCATCCGTCTGCAGGCGCGGTGTACTACTGGAGTCTCGTCGTGGTGTCGCTAACCATGGCCGCCCTCTCAATCCTGCGCTGGCCACATGACACGCATCTTCTCGTGCTCGGCATTCTGTCCTTTGGTGCGGCAGCGGTTGGCCGAATGGCGAGACGGTGCCTCTGGCGTGGCTGGCTGCCGGTGCACGTTACCGGGATGTCGGTGTCGTATATCTTGCTCCTCACGGCGTTCTACGTGGACAATGGACCGAACTTGCTGCTATGGCATTCGCTGCCGCCCGTGGCTCATTGGCTCCTGCCCGGCGCCGTCGGGGTCCCGATCCTGCTCTGGACGTTGCGGCGCCATCCGCTCATCGTGCGCACCCGAGCGCTTCCTTGA
- a CDS encoding MFS transporter, translated as MCAAQVFAQIGAYTWPALLPVFMTDWRLTNREAGWITGVFYAAYALSVPILVTLTDRIDARRVYLTGVALTTLSHLGFAALADGFWSAIALRALAGVGWAGTYMTGLKLLADRVDPMLMSRAVAGHAASIGIAGSISFVFAGTLGPWYGWRQAFLAGGVVTLAAWLLVFWSVPARERRAHAAAGGALFDFRPVLRNRSAMAYALGYWAHTWEMNSLRGWAVAFLAYVAAATGEKAWLAPTTVAMLMGLVGTWISVAGNEASIRLGRQRLVRLAMTGSALCGAIIGFVGPRSYLLAALLVLVYGLLIWLDSSSLTAGAAGSADPARRGATLAVHSMSGYVGGFIGPIVIGWILDLSGGMSVKGWGLAFLHVAVIMTLGQIAFRMLAPRDLAGDRSHVRTTSAGVSRSA; from the coding sequence GTGTGCGCGGCGCAGGTCTTCGCGCAGATCGGCGCGTACACGTGGCCTGCGCTGCTGCCGGTGTTCATGACCGACTGGCGCCTCACGAACCGTGAAGCCGGCTGGATCACCGGCGTCTTCTACGCCGCGTACGCTCTGTCGGTCCCCATCCTCGTCACGCTCACGGACCGGATCGACGCGCGCCGCGTGTACCTCACGGGCGTGGCCCTCACCACCCTGAGCCATCTGGGCTTCGCCGCCCTCGCAGACGGCTTCTGGAGCGCGATCGCGTTGCGCGCGCTGGCGGGCGTGGGCTGGGCGGGTACGTACATGACGGGTCTCAAGCTCCTCGCCGATCGCGTCGATCCCATGCTGATGTCGCGCGCGGTGGCGGGCCACGCGGCGAGCATCGGCATCGCCGGCTCGATCTCGTTCGTCTTCGCAGGCACGCTCGGCCCGTGGTACGGCTGGCGCCAGGCCTTTCTCGCCGGCGGAGTGGTCACGCTGGCGGCGTGGCTCCTGGTGTTCTGGTCCGTGCCCGCACGGGAGCGGCGCGCCCACGCGGCGGCCGGTGGGGCCCTCTTCGACTTCCGGCCGGTGCTCCGCAACCGGTCCGCCATGGCCTACGCGCTGGGCTACTGGGCGCACACGTGGGAGATGAACTCCCTGCGTGGCTGGGCGGTCGCCTTCCTCGCGTACGTGGCCGCCGCCACCGGGGAGAAGGCGTGGCTCGCGCCGACCACCGTGGCCATGCTGATGGGGCTGGTCGGAACCTGGATCAGCGTGGCGGGCAACGAGGCCTCGATCCGCCTCGGCCGGCAGCGGCTGGTGCGCCTGGCCATGACCGGCTCCGCGCTCTGCGGCGCCATCATCGGTTTCGTCGGGCCTCGGTCCTATTTGCTCGCCGCGCTGCTCGTCCTGGTCTATGGCCTCCTCATCTGGCTGGATTCGTCTTCACTCACCGCTGGGGCCGCCGGCAGCGCCGATCCCGCGCGCCGCGGAGCTACCCTCGCCGTGCATTCCATGTCCGGCTACGTCGGCGGCTTCATCGGTCCCATCGTCATCGGGTGGATCCTCGACCTCTCGGGCGGCATGTCGGTGAAGGGCTGGGGCCTGGCCTTCCTGCACGTGGCGGTCATCATGACGCTGGGCCAGATCGCCTTTCGCATGCTGGCGCCGCGGGACTTGGCGGGGGACCGCAGCCACGTCCGCACGACAAGCGCGGGAGTCTCCCGCTCAGCCTGA
- a CDS encoding arsenate reductase ArsC, which produces MSKPRVLFLCTHNSARSQMAEGFLRALAGDRLEAGSAGTEKTRVNPLAIRVMAEKNIDISGHTSKRYEDVTPLPWDYLITVCDDANERCPFVPGTVKRQHWSFEDPSRAQGDEAQRLAVFRRVRDQIHERLVAWLKEPAP; this is translated from the coding sequence GTGAGCAAGCCGCGGGTGCTCTTCCTGTGCACGCACAACTCGGCTCGGAGCCAGATGGCCGAGGGCTTCCTGCGTGCCCTGGCCGGCGATCGGCTCGAGGCGGGCAGCGCGGGCACCGAGAAGACCAGGGTGAACCCGCTGGCCATCCGGGTCATGGCCGAGAAGAACATCGACATCAGCGGGCATACGTCGAAACGCTACGAGGATGTCACGCCGCTGCCGTGGGATTACCTGATCACGGTGTGTGACGACGCCAACGAGCGCTGCCCGTTCGTTCCCGGCACCGTGAAGCGCCAGCACTGGTCGTTCGAGGATCCCTCGCGGGCCCAGGGCGACGAAGCTCAGCGGCTCGCCGTCTTCCGGCGCGTGCGGGACCAGATCCACGAGCGCCTGGTCGCCTGGCTGAAGGAACCCGCCCCCTGA
- a CDS encoding arsinothricin resistance N-acetyltransferase ArsN1 family A: MTLSTRLATTADAAAIAAIYNEGIADRIATFETEPRTAEQLATQIAEKGDRFPTVVVEREGQVVAWAGAGAYRTRSAYAGVAEHSVYVARAARGSGAGRAALDALCRTYAERGFWKIVSRIFPENVASLALHKRCGFRVVGVYERHGKLEGQWRDCVIVERLLP; this comes from the coding sequence ATGACGCTCAGCACGCGTCTGGCCACCACGGCCGATGCGGCCGCGATCGCGGCCATCTACAACGAGGGCATCGCGGACCGCATCGCCACCTTCGAGACCGAGCCGCGCACGGCGGAGCAGCTCGCTACCCAGATCGCGGAGAAGGGTGACCGCTTCCCGACGGTGGTGGTGGAGCGCGAGGGGCAGGTCGTCGCGTGGGCCGGGGCCGGCGCCTATCGAACCCGGTCCGCGTACGCCGGTGTTGCCGAGCACTCGGTCTATGTGGCGCGCGCGGCGCGCGGCTCGGGCGCCGGCCGCGCCGCGCTGGACGCCCTCTGCCGCACCTATGCCGAGCGGGGCTTCTGGAAGATCGTCTCCAGAATCTTCCCCGAGAACGTGGCGAGCCTGGCGCTTCACAAGCGCTGCGGCTTCCGGGTGGTAGGCGTCTACGAGCGCCACGGGAAGCTGGAGGGTCAGTGGCGCGACTGCGTGATCGTGGAGCGGCTCCTCCCGTGA